One window from the genome of [Mycobacterium] stephanolepidis encodes:
- the helR gene encoding RNA polymerase recycling motor ATPase HelR, with protein MNENGNGEVQLTTYEEELESEREYIAGLYVRLDAERARVKGRYRSTLRAPVDQQNGAAMVERDDEVRALASQAQRLDVADDGLCFGRLDAVSGERSYVGRIGLLDETNDYEPLLIDWRAPAAQAFYIATGANPENTRRRRQFRTRGRHVDAFSDEILGRPDGEERDGERGSMSDAALLAAVNAPRGNGMRDIVATIQAEQDRIIRLDHPGVLVIEGGPGTGKTVVALHRVAYLLYTQRKRMERHGVLVVGPNAAFLSHISRVLPSLGETNVVFTTAGDLLPGLKVTAEDGAEAARLKGSLQILDVLAAAVADRQRTPVEPLRIQLTDVSARIDADIAQWAIEEARASGLPHNEARTVFTDVLTWAITERAIPRIGKGWLTREDRKAWEHLRAELLDELGDHEGFAAALDELWPMLTPEMLLSELYTSPERLRAAGADPALARAVGDAWTVSDVPLLDELVDLVGRDKAAEEAAEQERRAEAEYAAGVLDLMTGREDMMDDEDHLFATDLLGAEDLAERFTERDTRDLVERASADRDWTYGHIVIDEAQELSEMDWRVLMRRCPSRSFTVVGDLAQRRSVAGATSWDAILAPYVPGRWLYRSLSVNYRTPAEIMAVASALLAEFAPGVQPPESVRSCGVRPWSRHLAEGELSEAIEEFTRDEASREGTSVVIGPPGVPGTVPASETKGLEFDAVLVVEPERILADGPRGAAELYVALTRATQRLGVLHVAPLPQALVGLTETTASPGSVRRVVPTSVAQ; from the coding sequence ATGAATGAGAACGGAAACGGGGAAGTCCAGTTGACGACATACGAGGAAGAACTGGAATCCGAGCGGGAGTACATCGCTGGGCTCTATGTGCGGCTCGACGCTGAACGCGCGCGCGTTAAGGGGCGATACCGCAGCACCCTGCGGGCGCCGGTCGATCAGCAGAACGGTGCGGCCATGGTCGAGCGCGACGACGAGGTGCGGGCACTGGCCAGTCAGGCGCAACGCTTGGACGTCGCCGATGACGGACTGTGCTTCGGCAGGCTGGATGCCGTCTCGGGAGAGCGCTCCTACGTCGGGCGCATAGGTCTTCTGGATGAGACGAATGACTACGAGCCACTGCTGATCGATTGGCGGGCCCCGGCAGCGCAGGCCTTCTACATCGCCACCGGTGCCAACCCGGAAAACACTCGGCGTCGGCGCCAATTTCGAACTCGGGGACGTCACGTCGATGCGTTCTCCGATGAAATCCTCGGCCGTCCCGACGGTGAAGAACGCGACGGCGAGCGCGGGAGCATGAGTGATGCGGCGCTGCTCGCGGCCGTCAACGCACCGCGCGGCAATGGCATGCGCGACATCGTGGCGACCATCCAGGCTGAGCAGGACCGGATCATCCGGCTCGATCATCCCGGTGTGCTGGTCATCGAGGGCGGTCCCGGCACGGGCAAGACCGTCGTGGCGCTGCACCGCGTCGCCTACCTGCTATACACCCAGCGCAAGCGGATGGAACGCCACGGTGTGTTGGTCGTCGGCCCGAATGCGGCCTTCCTCAGCCATATTTCGCGGGTCCTGCCGTCGTTGGGTGAGACCAACGTGGTGTTCACGACGGCCGGAGATCTGCTGCCCGGTCTGAAGGTCACCGCGGAGGACGGAGCGGAAGCCGCGCGGCTCAAGGGCTCGCTGCAGATTCTTGACGTGCTCGCGGCCGCGGTCGCGGATCGGCAGCGGACCCCCGTGGAGCCACTGCGCATCCAGCTCACCGATGTCTCGGCACGCATCGATGCCGATATCGCGCAGTGGGCCATCGAGGAGGCGCGTGCGAGCGGGCTCCCGCACAACGAGGCGCGGACCGTCTTCACCGATGTCCTGACGTGGGCGATCACCGAGCGGGCGATCCCACGCATCGGCAAGGGGTGGCTCACGCGTGAGGACCGCAAGGCCTGGGAGCACCTGCGTGCGGAGCTGCTGGATGAACTCGGGGATCACGAGGGATTCGCCGCGGCGCTCGACGAGCTGTGGCCGATGCTGACACCGGAGATGCTCTTGTCGGAGCTGTACACCTCACCGGAGCGGCTCCGCGCTGCCGGTGCGGATCCGGCACTGGCACGCGCTGTCGGTGACGCGTGGACGGTCTCAGACGTGCCGCTGCTCGATGAGCTTGTCGATCTGGTAGGCCGTGACAAGGCCGCGGAGGAGGCGGCTGAGCAGGAGCGCAGGGCCGAGGCCGAGTACGCGGCCGGGGTGCTGGACCTGATGACCGGCCGCGAAGACATGATGGACGACGAAGACCACCTCTTTGCCACCGATCTGCTGGGTGCCGAGGATCTCGCGGAACGATTCACCGAACGTGACACCCGCGACCTGGTCGAACGCGCGTCGGCAGACCGGGACTGGACGTACGGGCACATCGTGATCGACGAGGCGCAGGAGCTGTCCGAAATGGACTGGCGAGTCTTGATGCGCCGGTGTCCAAGCCGTTCGTTCACGGTGGTCGGGGATCTGGCTCAGCGTCGATCGGTGGCCGGTGCCACCTCGTGGGACGCGATCCTGGCCCCGTATGTGCCGGGACGCTGGCTGTACCGGTCGTTGTCGGTGAACTACCGCACCCCGGCCGAGATCATGGCGGTCGCCTCGGCGCTGCTGGCCGAGTTCGCGCCGGGCGTCCAGCCACCCGAATCCGTCCGCTCCTGCGGCGTACGCCCCTGGTCAAGACATCTCGCTGAGGGCGAATTATCAGAAGCCATAGAGGAATTCACGCGCGACGAAGCCTCTCGGGAGGGCACGAGTGTGGTGATCGGCCCGCCGGGCGTACCCGGCACGGTGCCCGCCTCCGAGACCAAGGGCTTGGAGTTCGACGCGGTGCTGGTGGTGGAGCCGGAACGGATCCTGGCAGATGGGCCGCGAGGTGCGGCCGAGCTCTATGTGGCGCTC
- the pnuC gene encoding nicotinamide riboside transporter PnuC, protein MDWTELIGSLAGVLFVILAVRQNIWTFPVAIVSSLFYIVVFSRQTLYADAALQVMFIALAVQGWYLWQRGSPDRHGVAVRRTPRWAWLPLVLSLAVLVAGLYAFLITFTDSNAPQLDSVITGLSVVSQFMMNRKWIENWALWIITDTFSVGVYLFKGLNLTAGLYAFLSVMAAVGLWSWRKELRTETTVDSV, encoded by the coding sequence GTGGACTGGACAGAGCTAATCGGCAGCCTGGCCGGCGTGCTGTTCGTGATCCTCGCTGTCCGCCAGAATATTTGGACCTTCCCGGTCGCGATCGTCAGCTCGCTGTTCTACATCGTGGTCTTCAGCCGGCAGACGCTGTACGCCGATGCGGCCCTGCAGGTCATGTTCATTGCGCTGGCCGTGCAGGGCTGGTACCTGTGGCAGCGGGGAAGCCCCGATCGGCATGGTGTCGCGGTGCGGCGGACCCCACGGTGGGCGTGGCTGCCGTTGGTATTGTCCCTTGCCGTCCTGGTGGCGGGACTGTATGCATTCCTCATCACGTTCACCGATTCCAATGCCCCTCAGCTTGATTCGGTGATCACCGGGCTCAGTGTCGTCTCCCAATTCATGATGAACCGAAAATGGATCGAGAATTGGGCACTCTGGATCATCACCGACACGTTCTCCGTAGGTGTTTATCTGTTCAAGGGGTTGAACCTGACGGCAGGTCTTTACGCGTTTCTCAGCGTGATGGCCGCCGTCGGGCTATGGAGCTGGCGAAAAGAGCTGCGGACGGAGACGACTGTCGACTCGGTATGA
- a CDS encoding uridine kinase family protein has product MATPAPLRSFAWLATIINESEPHCGDVRVVAIDGRGAAGKSTFAARLHTALSATTRSAVLLHTDDFASWETFFGWWPRFEEQILVPWAHGNPARYRRYDWTTREFGPTEQCAPPSVLILEGVGSGRSAAARWLSSLIWVQTDQLTRRRRAEVRDGEELREFWRLWIDEEEEHFRRDPTAVRADLTVDGDPAASPDDPEREFLLGR; this is encoded by the coding sequence ATGGCGACACCGGCACCACTGCGAAGCTTCGCGTGGCTGGCCACGATCATCAACGAGAGCGAGCCGCACTGCGGCGACGTGCGTGTGGTGGCCATCGACGGCAGGGGCGCCGCCGGTAAGAGCACCTTTGCTGCACGACTGCACACCGCACTATCGGCGACAACCCGGTCTGCGGTGCTACTGCACACCGACGACTTCGCGTCCTGGGAGACGTTCTTCGGGTGGTGGCCGCGGTTCGAGGAGCAGATTCTCGTGCCCTGGGCGCACGGCAATCCGGCGCGCTACCGACGCTACGACTGGACGACCCGGGAGTTCGGCCCAACGGAGCAGTGCGCGCCGCCGTCGGTGCTGATTCTCGAGGGCGTCGGCTCGGGCCGCTCGGCCGCCGCCCGCTGGTTGAGTTCGCTGATCTGGGTGCAGACCGACCAACTGACCCGTCGGCGCCGCGCGGAGGTTCGCGATGGCGAGGAGCTCCGCGAGTTCTGGCGACTATGGATTGACGAAGAGGAAGAGCACTTCCGCCGGGATCCCACCGCGGTACGCGCCGATCTCACCGTCGACGGCGACCCCGCGGCGTCCCCGGACGACCCGGAGCGCGAATTCCTTCTCGGCCGTTAG
- a CDS encoding family 1 glycosylhydrolase has protein sequence MKWTSAVMASAVVFALGLTACASPQPVTQDDSTWDRGFYWGTATAGYQVEGSAPDSNWRRYVDRTAGRPVPSDGSNLLADGPVDPYRQADDFRHRYAEDIANAHAMGVNTFRFGLEWSRVMPEPGKWDEKELAYYDSIVSTLRENGMTPMITLMHWVYPGWVADSGGFMNNIAAFEDFAKAITKRYAGQGVLWVSINEPLAFGAMEVRTGAIKPDQFEGFLDRVAQAHRAVYRAAHDADPKAKVTTNEAYIPPDVLAQFAGFGVKGLEGSFFDRVTGSLDYLGFDYYTGTALDNPASAQSMAARWNITLQPEDIYYVSRHYAQRYPGLPIYIVENGMVTDNGKPRSDGVTRSQYLNDTVFWLQRAKADGIPIIGYNYWSLVDNYEWGSYRPRFGLYTVDALGDPALKRVPTDAVQTYTQITRESGTAAGYRPAIPAAKCSTTVGQDSCAALDPNGPTVPLR, from the coding sequence CGCAGGATGACTCCACGTGGGACCGCGGCTTCTACTGGGGCACCGCCACCGCGGGCTACCAGGTGGAGGGCAGTGCCCCGGATAGCAATTGGCGCCGCTACGTCGACCGCACCGCGGGTCGGCCAGTGCCGTCCGACGGTTCCAACCTGCTGGCGGACGGCCCGGTTGACCCGTACCGACAGGCCGACGACTTCCGGCACCGGTATGCAGAGGACATCGCCAACGCACATGCAATGGGCGTCAATACATTTCGATTTGGGCTGGAGTGGTCGCGGGTAATGCCCGAGCCGGGCAAGTGGGACGAGAAGGAACTTGCGTACTACGACTCGATCGTTTCCACGTTGCGTGAGAACGGCATGACTCCGATGATCACACTCATGCACTGGGTGTACCCGGGCTGGGTCGCCGACAGCGGCGGCTTCATGAACAACATCGCGGCATTCGAAGACTTCGCCAAGGCAATCACCAAACGCTATGCCGGGCAAGGGGTGTTGTGGGTCAGTATCAACGAGCCGCTGGCCTTCGGGGCGATGGAGGTGCGCACCGGCGCGATCAAACCCGATCAGTTCGAAGGATTCCTGGACCGTGTCGCGCAGGCTCACCGCGCGGTGTATCGCGCCGCGCACGACGCCGACCCCAAAGCCAAAGTGACGACCAACGAGGCCTACATCCCCCCGGATGTGTTGGCGCAGTTCGCAGGTTTCGGAGTGAAGGGTCTCGAGGGCTCGTTCTTCGACCGGGTCACCGGCAGCCTGGATTACCTGGGCTTCGACTATTACACCGGCACCGCGTTGGACAATCCTGCCTCGGCGCAGAGCATGGCCGCACGCTGGAACATCACATTGCAGCCGGAGGACATCTACTACGTGTCGCGGCATTACGCGCAGCGATACCCCGGGCTGCCGATCTATATCGTCGAGAACGGCATGGTCACCGACAACGGAAAGCCGCGCTCTGACGGCGTGACCCGATCGCAGTACCTCAACGACACCGTTTTCTGGCTGCAGCGGGCCAAGGCCGACGGCATCCCGATCATTGGGTACAACTACTGGTCGTTGGTCGACAACTACGAATGGGGAAGCTACCGGCCACGTTTCGGCCTGTATACCGTCGACGCGCTGGGTGATCCGGCACTGAAACGGGTGCCCACCGATGCCGTCCAGACCTATACCCAGATCACCCGGGAGTCGGGCACCGCGGCCGGTTACCGCCCGGCGATCCCGGCGGCGAAATGCTCCACGACGGTGGGGCAGGACAGCTGTGCCGCACTTGACCCGAACGGGCCGACGGTCCCGCTGCGCTAA